In Salvia miltiorrhiza cultivar Shanhuang (shh) chromosome 4, IMPLAD_Smil_shh, whole genome shotgun sequence, the DNA window caaaaaaacggtgcagatcgccccctctgactaacggcccataacggtgttaagtcagagggggcgatttgcaccatttttttgagttcgagggccaatTTACACACACAattagtaagaggactgaaatgctctaatgaccttcacttgaggggcctatctgcaccttaacccttaaattatttataaatttaaattaaaaaaaaaaaaaaaaagatggagCGTGTCGTGTGTGCTCGCACATAATACATTGCTCACATTAAAATTACTCATTTAGGAATCCGTCGAGAAATAAATCACCGGTATCGGATATGTAGTGGGACTCGGTTATGAATTTTATTTGTAAGATTATCTCTtactaattagtaattattattaaaaatttcaTGTTTTGTGCGTGAAATCTCACTACTTTCTACTCCACATGTAATGTAACACAACACAACTATCTATCAATTCCAGAATCATCGACAAACCCTCAAAATTTCCGATCCCAAATCCAAATATTCGATCATCAAACCATGCGGGAAGCTCCGGTCCACCCCCCGAAGCAAGTAGCAGCCGCGCCGGAGGAAGATGGAAGCGGGGAGCCCCTCCTCcgccccgccgccgccgccgtcggcgTCGGCGCGCTCCGGAAGAAGGCGACGGGAGTGAGGTCGTGGCTGCTTCTCGACTCCACGGGCCAGGCCCAGGTGGTGGAGGTTGGGAAACACGCCATCATGCGGCGGACTGGGCTGCCGGCCCGCGATCTCAGGATTCTCGACCCGCTCCTGTCCTATCCCTCCACCGTCCTCGGCCGTGAGCGGGCCATTGTCATCAATCTGGAGCATATTAAGGCAATCATTACGGCCCAAGAGGTTTTCCTGCTCAATTCCAAGGACCCTTCTGTGATTCCCTTTGTTGATGAGCTTCAGAGGAGGATTCTTCGCCATCATCAGGCCGTCAAAGCTCAGGTTTCTCTTCCTTTACTTCGATTGTAGTAGTTATTTACTATCTACTACAATGAATCAATCTCGTGTAGGATGGATTGAACCTTTTTTGCATTGTGTATTAGGATGATAAAGAGTAACTTAGAAATAGCATTCAAATTGTAAATTCAATGAGTTTGTTGTTGATTTTGGCATAACCTGAGTCCTGAGACCCAATATCTTTTTGATGCATGTTCCTTTTTTCTTCCTAATTATTTGCAAACATAATTTTTATGGTAATTTGCATATATTGATCGGGAGATTGGTAAAAGCTTGTAAGTTTATATGTTTCTGCAGCAATGATTTTATTTTGTACATCTCAAAAGGTGAATAGTTACGATTTTATCTTGAGTAGTACTTAGTTTTCAAATTGGTTTTGCATGATGAGCTATATATCTGCTGAAAATCACTATGTCTAATTTTCAAGATATCATATTCCATGACGTCCAATTATTCTTCGGTGCTCTATGAAAGTATATTTTTAGACAGTACGTACTTTGTGCTTATTCCACATCTAAGCTTCACATGTCTGAATGAGGCGTGGTAATGGTGGTTAAGGAAGCTGGGGATGGCGAGAATGCAAACTGGACAAACTTGTATGATATGGAAGGGCCTCAGTCAATGCCCGTAAGTCCTCTGGATAGCTCCAAAAACTTTCCTAATAAAGAAGAGGGAGAAAATGCAGATGGGAAAGAACAATCCGTGGAGAATCGAGATGGTCCGAAGCTGCTCCCTTTCGAATTTGTTGCATTAGAGGCATGCCTTGAGGCTGCTTGCAGTTGCTTGGACAGTGAGGTTTGAAAACTCTAATGCTAGTTTTCTGTTCTCAAAATCGAATATCTCATCATCGTTAGTTCTGCAGTTcactcatttttctttctttctccgATCTCAAGCTAGGCAAGGACACTGGAGCAAGAAGCTCATCCAGCATTAGATAAACTAACTTCAAAAATTAGTACTCTCAATTTGGAACGCGTCAGACAAATTAAAAGTCGCCTGGTTGCTATAACTGGTCGTGTTCAAAAGGTTTGAGTGGGTAATTTTGTGTTATCCTTTTCTGTTATGTGTTTTTTGTTAGACTCTTAGGATGAAGTTTTCATGAACTTCTGTTTGTGAAAGTATTGAAATTGGAGatacatttttaattaattttatgtttcaaAATTCTTTTTAGTTGTCCCAGGTCATAGGTTGGTTCTTGTTCCGTTTTATATTATGTGAGCTTTGACAAACTTTAAGTTAAACACTAGAGAAGCATACATATTTTTGAATCTAAGACTCAACTATACAAGGAAGCAGTAGATATGGCTGCTTTTATCTTGATAAAGATGATAAGAATTATCTCTTTGCTCTATGTTTCCTGCCATTGTGAGATTGTCACTCACAATATCATATTATTGGTAGAATATCTAGTGACAGTTGGGATCTGAAAATATCTGTTCTTTTTTACCTTGCACTatctgttttttttcttttagttacTGTCTTAACTTTAAAATGTGCTTATCTTGCCTCAATAGGTCAACATAAATGACCGAACAACTAAGAGTTTTCTAGAAAACCAAAGTTTTTGAAGTACTATGACTCATATAATCATGGTTCCTTATTGTTAGGTATTCCTATATAAAATAGTAGCTAAGTGTACACGGTTGCATTGTGATATTTCTCTTCCATGTAGTCATTCTGACATGGTTTATCAGGTGAGGGATGAGCTAGAGCATTTGCtggacgatgatgatgatatggcGGAGATGTATTTAACAGAGAAGCTAGAagaacagcttgaatcttcttCTGTTTCTATGGTGGACGAGCAAGATGACTTGGATGAGGCTGACTTGGATGACAGGCATGTGACACCTATGTCTTACTATAAATACTTCAATATTTCATGGACATTCAGTTACAACATTATTAGCGTGGTATTTCAGGACACCCGCTGAAATATTGGAGGGCACTGAGAGTGCTTATGCTGATCGTCGGAACATTAACAGTGAGGAGGCATTGTTTGGTGGCCCTAACGCCCCAAGCAGACGCAGTCATGGAACCCATACTAGTACGCATAGTGCCATAAGCAAGCACCTTGATGTGGAAGAGCTAGAAATGCTCTTGGAAGCATATTTCGTTCAGATAGATGGTACACTTAACAAGTTATCCACTGTATGTAACTCATCTCTCTACTTGGCATTCAAACTCCtgtttcattttcatgcacagAATATTATTTCTCCTTTGGTTTCTTGGTAAAATCAAATTCCTATTGTTCCGTAGATGGTGCCCATGTTGGTGGTATAACAACGTCTATATAAGGAGTATCCGACGTGATACATGATGTACCTACTATCCTTTTCATTGTATTCTTCTAAGAGTCTGGTTGATGTTTTATGTCCTGTTAAAACCTATTCAAACATTGTGCTGGGTTCTTTAGACATATATTTCCTGCCTTTCCTTTGTGTTAAGGTCAAATACATAGGTTCATCTCTATCAGAATCGGACTCTGTTTCTTTGTTTTGCATGCAGAAAAAGAAGTTGGTTGATAGCACCGGCCACTTCAGTTTTTTATTAATTGGAATTAGTTATTAGTTCAATTAGGTTTTGTTTGAGTCAAGCCCGTTGGGCTTTAGTCATTAGGGTTTCATATCTCTTTTCTTATTTAAAGAAGTTGAGGCAGTGGAAGTCAGTCGTCTAGGATTTTGGATTTGTTGGGACAGTTAATTCCGTAGGGCCTCTTTGAGGATTCCTGTTCAGTTCATATTTATTAAGTTTTCCAGCAATGAATCACCTTTACTCTATCATTGGTAGTGTTTAATTGTAAGTACATATTATCTTTTAGGCTGTAGGTTCCAGTACGAGTACTGCATGAGTCCATTACATAGAACATAACCTTATTTGAACAATGGCTTTTACGGAGTATGTTTTTCAGGAATTTTGGTctgttttcttttatatattttgttctGTGACTGATATTTTTATACTCAAGAGTTCGGCAAAGTGATTAAAATGTTCTACTCGGAAACCTTGCTCTTTTTCttgaaagattaattttttgatTCCACAACGTCTGGAATCATGTTTGAGTCCCTTGTGTTGTGGATACGATACTAAGTGGAAACCGAATTAAACAAACGTAAATATGGTTCTTGGGTAGGAATAATTTTGATCTATATTCCATATTTGTGTTTGTTTAATCTAGTTTCCATTTAGTATCGTTTCTGGAGTT includes these proteins:
- the LOC131020503 gene encoding magnesium transporter MRS2-3-like, which gives rise to MREAPVHPPKQVAAAPEEDGSGEPLLRPAAAAVGVGALRKKATGVRSWLLLDSTGQAQVVEVGKHAIMRRTGLPARDLRILDPLLSYPSTVLGRERAIVINLEHIKAIITAQEVFLLNSKDPSVIPFVDELQRRILRHHQAVKAQEAGDGENANWTNLYDMEGPQSMPVSPLDSSKNFPNKEEGENADGKEQSVENRDGPKLLPFEFVALEACLEAACSCLDSEARTLEQEAHPALDKLTSKISTLNLERVRQIKSRLVAITGRVQKVRDELEHLLDDDDDMAEMYLTEKLEEQLESSSVSMVDEQDDLDEADLDDRTPAEILEGTESAYADRRNINSEEALFGGPNAPSRRSHGTHTSTHSAISKHLDVEELEMLLEAYFVQIDGTLNKLSTLREYVDDTEDYINIMLDDKQNHLLQMGVMLTTATLVVSAFVVVAGIFGMNIRIELFDDQVHGMMRFLWTVGGGSAGTLFLYVIAIAWCKHRRLLE